GAGAACGCGATGATCCTGCTCATTATCCAGGAGCCGGATGGCGACTTCGTCCCGCTACAGGCCATCTCCGACGAGTACGGATACGCCGTCATCCGGTATCGTATCCCCCGACGCGCGCCGACGGGCACCTATGGGGTCCGGCTGGTGGATGTGGTCGGACAGAGCATCCAGCTTGACTGGGAGGATTCCGTCACGGAGACATCTTTCATCGTCCGCTAACCTCCACCCGGCATCTCCCAGCCGAGGTGCCCGACGGAAGACACACACGAAATTCAGAGGGGCGGCTAGTCGACTAGCCGCCCCTCATCACATCTCATCCTATCGTCTCCCACGCCCCACATCCGATGCGCACCTTTTCCCTTCGGTCAGTGTTATAAAGCCACGAGTAACCCATTCGACCACAAGGTCCCTCGCCAGGGAAACGGCCCCTACCCAACAAGAATCCAAAGTAGGGCGTTGCTCGCGGCGAGGGGCGGGCTTATGGAGCGGGCCTCCGATGGGACGGTCGTCCCTCGCATGCCCGGGAATCCGCACCTCACACGAGACAACCGTGCTTACCAGGAGTGACACAGAGTGATGATGAAGGATACACGCGTGGTGGTAACCGGCTTGGGCGCAGTCACGGCATTGGGCCTGGACGTGCCGACGACCTGGTCCGGCGTCCTGGCCGGGCGATCCGGCGTCGACCGGATCACCTCTTTCGACCCAAGCCCCTACAAGACTCAAATCGCCGCCGAGATCAAGGATTTCGATCCCACACGATATCTGGACCGCCGAACGGCGCGCCGCCTGGACCGTTTCACCCACTTCGCCGTGGCGGCCAGCCAGGAGGCCGTGCAGGATTCAGGACTCAACCTGGCGAACGAGGATCCGCGAGCCGTGGGAGTGATCATCGGCTCCGCTCTGGGCGGGCTCGGGACGCTGCTGCGGGAACAGGAGATCCTCCGCACCCGCGGCCCCCGGCGTGTGAACCCGTTCTTCGTCCCCGCCATCCTGATCGACACCGCCGCCGGACAGGTGGCCATCGAGCTGGGAGTGCGCGGCCCGAACATGGCCATCGTCTCCGCCTGTGCGACGGGAAACGGGGCGATCGGGGAGGCGGCGGAGATCATCCGCCGCGGGGACGCCGAGGTCATCCTGGCCGGAGGCAGCGAGGCGGTCATCCATCCGATCACGCTGGCCGGGCTCAACGTCATGGGCGCCCTCTCCACCCGAAACGAGGATCCCCCGCGAGCCTGTCGCCCCTTCGACGCCCAGAGGGATGGCTTCGTCATGGGCGAAGGAGCAGCCGTGCTCGTCCTGGAATCGCTGGATCACGCCCTGGAGCGCGGCGCGCACATCTACGCCGAGATCCTGTCCTACGCGGCCACAGCCGACGCCTTCCATCTGGCCCAGCCGGCCGAGGACTCCGCCGGGGCCGTGGAGGCCATGGAAAAGGCCCTGCAGCGGGCCGGGATCCAGCCCACCGAGGTGCAGTATATCAACGCGCATGGCACCTCGACCGCGCTCAACGACCGCAGCGAGACGGCCGCCATCAAGCAGGTCTTCGGCGAGCACGCTTACCGGCTGGCCGTCTCCTCCACCAAGTCCATGACCGGACACCTCCTGGGAGCGGCGGGTGCCCTGGAGGCGGTGCTGTGCGTCAAGGCCCTTCAGGAGCGCGTTCTGCCGCCCACCATCAACTACGAACATCCCGATCCCGAATGCGATCTGGATTACGTACCCAACCAGGCCCGCCCCGCGCCGGACCTGAACGTGGCGATGTCCAACGCGTTCGGCCTGGGCGGACACAACGCCTGCCTGATTATGCGCCGATGGGAGGGTTCCTGACGCACATGGGAAGCAGCCCTCCGGTCACCGACAGGATCGTATGCGATAGATAGAGGCGGGGGAGAGCACGGCCGCGTCGACGGGCTTCTCAAAGGAGCGGGAGCGCGCGTGGCCGTGAAAACCTCGCGAAAGTCGCACGGAGTGAAACGCTGTGAGACGGTATGCGCAGATCATCGGCTGGGGCAAGAGCCTCCCGAATCACATATTGACGAACGACGACCTCGCCCGCATCGTGGACACCAGCGATGAGTGGATCCGGACACGCACCGGCATCCGCCAACGCTACATCGCCACCGATCCTCGGGAGACCACGGCGAGCCTGGCCATCAAGGCGGCCCAGGAGGCGCTCCGGGTGGCGAACGTACCGGCCAGCCGGGTGAACATGGTCATCGTCGCCACGTCCTCTCCGGAGCACATCTTCCCCTCCACCGCATCCCTCGTGCAGGACGGGATCGGCGCCACTCGCGCCGGCGCATTCGATCTGAGCGCCGCCTGCTCCGGCTTCGTGTACGCGCTGAGCATCGCCCGGGGCCTGATCGCCAGCGAGTCCGCCGAATATGTCCTGGTCATCGGGGCGGAGACCCTCTCCCGTTTAGTGGACTGGTCCGACCGCAACACCTGCGTGCTGTTCGGCGACGGGGCGGGAGCCGTCCTGGTCGCCGCCAGTGAGGTCCCGGGGGGGATCCTCTCCACCGTGTTGGGATCCGACGGATCCGGCGGGGATCTGCTCATCGTGCCGGCGGGAGGGAGCCGCCTTCCGGCCAGCCTGGAGACCGTGGCGTCCGGCCAGCATTATCTCAAGATGGACGGCCGCGGGGTGTTCCGCTTCGCCACGCGCGTGATGGCACGGGCCACGCAGGAGGTCGTGGAGCAAGCGGGGCTCACCATGAGCGATATCGAGCTGGTGATCCCACACCAAGCCAACCGTCGAATCATCGAGTCCGCCGCCAAACAACTCGGGCTCGATATGGACCGCATGTACACGAACCTGGACCGCTACGGCAACACGTCCACGGCCTCCATCCCCATCGCGCTGTGTGAGGCCATCGAGGAAGGCCGGATCCGGCAACACGATCACCTGGTCATGGTGGGATTTGGCGCCGGGCTCACCTGGGGCGCGACCGTCGTTCAGTGGGGAGTGCCCCTGCCCCTTCCCGAGACGCCCTGGTGGCGAAGCGCGCAGTACTCCGGCTCGTTCCACGTGGCCCAGGCGCGATCTTTCGGGCGCCGGGTGCTCCGCCGCCTGTACGATGTGGTCATCGGGCCGCGCGAGGAGAACGGACACGCGCCACGCGGGCTATGGCGCGGCGGCGTGGAAAAGCTGAGAGGCCGTCGACAGGAGCCCGATCACGGGTCTCCCACGGACACGTTTGAGAAGGACAGCTGATGGATTCCCAGGGGACCTCACCCTCATCCGCTTCCGATGCGTACCCCCGGCCGTCCGTCACCGCAGACGTGGTCGCCTGGCTGGTGCGCGATGGCGCTCCGCACGTGCTGCTGATCCGACGACGATACTGGCCATATGAGGGGCATTGGGCCCTCCCCGGCGGGTTTATCGACATCACCGAGACGCTGGAACAGGCCGCCCGGCGTGAGCTGGCCGAGGAGACGGGGCTGACCGACGTCCCCCTGGAGCCGATACGGCTCTTTGATGCGCCGGGTCGGGACCCGCGCAGGCGCGTGATCACCATGGCCTACCTGGCGCTTCTGGGAGAACGCGGGGACGGCTGGCGACCACGGGCCGGCGACGATGCGGCCGACGCTCGCTGGTGGCCGGTGGCGGATTTGCCCTCCCTGGCCTTCGACCACGGCCAGATCATCGCCGCCGCGAGGGCCCACCTGCGCCGCCGGCTGCTGGGCGACGACCTGGGACGCCACCTTCTGCCCGATCCGTTCACCGCGCGGGAGCTGCGAAGCGCCTTCTCATCCGTCCTGGGCGAGCCGGTGTCGACCCGCTCCGTGCTGCGCCTTCTCCGGGCCGCCGGCGTGATCGAGGGCCTGCCGGGGGGCCGCTATCGCTACCGTCCAATCGCCCAAGGGACGTGGCCCTACTGGTGATCCCGTCAGCGGGGATACCTCTGGAAAAAAGTACGGGCTGGATACCGTGGCATCCAGCCCGTTCGCTTGGAGGGGGGACGGGGTCAGGCGACGGATCTCTGGGCTTCCACCGCCTGCAGCACACGCTCCAACAACATCGGTTCAGGAACCGCACCCTCTAGGTGGTAATCCTCATTGATGACGGTACGCGGCACGCCCATCACCTGGTATTTGTTGGCCAGATGGGGGAACTCGATCGCCTCCACCATATCCGCGGTGATGAGATCGCTCTCCAGCGCCAACTGATGGGCCAGCCGCACGGCCATCGGGCAGTACGGGCATGTGGGCGTCACGAACACCTGGATGTGCACGGGCTCATTGATCTGAGCCACGGCCTGCTTCGTCTCCTGCGACAGGCCCGATTCGCCCTGGGAGACCATCAGGATATCCTCGATCAGAGAGCTGAACTCGTACCCTGACGGGATCCCGAAATAGCGAATCCCGTAATCCTTCGGCTCATCACCCCCCCGCACGATCGCGATGGCCGGGATCTTATCGATCTTATAGGCCTCCACGGCCTCCTTATCCGTCACAAAGTCGCGCACCTCGGCCGTGATCTTATCCGATAATTGCGCCAGCTCTTCCACAATCTGTCGGGTCTCGCGACAATACTGACACTCCGTCTCCTGAGTAAACATAACCAGCTTCACCGGTGCCACCAGGTTCTGGAATTCCTCTCGCAGAACCTGTTGATCCTGCTTGCCAATCAACGGCATGATACGCTTCCTCCTGAAAGTCTGCGACCCTTTCGGCCACATGGGATGGGATGCCTGCTCTGGATCCAAAGGCACGGATCCTTGAAATCTCCACCCGTTTAGATGCGAGGGAGGGGGATACGTTACATCCGAACACAAAAAAACGGGACCGGCCCCCGGTCTCACGATGGCCGGCCCCGCCACGCACGTTCCATGTCCACCGGGCGCGCCTCACGGCTTCGCTTTTCGCATGCGCGCCCGCGCGGCCTCCAGCTCCTCCTCCAGCTCCTCCAGCTCGATCAGCAAGGCGGGCGGCACCGAGTGCGCGGGTAGCCGTCGGCGCAGATCCTCCACCCGCGCCTCCAGCTCCGCGACCCGGCGGGCCACCTCCTCCTCGCTCAGTTCACGCTCGCTCATGCAGGCTCAATACGATAGCTGCTCGTGATGCGCGCCACGCCACGAATCGTGGCCTCGACGGAGCAATACTTCTCCTCAGAGAGCTGGATCGCCCGCTCGACCGCCTGGGGCGAGATGTCCTCCCCGCGCACCACATACTCCACATGAATGTCCGTGTACTTGTGCGGGTGCGTGTCCGCCTGCTCCCCCCGGACGTTGATCTCGAATCCCGTCACCTTCTGTCGCTTCTTCCGCAGGATCGAGATCACATCCATGGCGGTGCAGCCGGCCAGGGAGATCAGCAGCAACTCCATCGGGCGAAAGCCCGCGTTCCGGCCCCCATGCTCGGCCGAGCTATCCATCACCACCGTATGCCCCGAGGCGGCGGTGCCCGCAAACTCCATGCCGTCTCGCCACGTAACCTTCGCTTCAACAGCCATTTTCTATTCCTTCACACGCGCCAAGATATCGCCGACATCCAGGATCAGATAGTCGGCGCCGTTCAGACGGATCTCCGTGCCGCTATACTTTGCATACAGGATCTGATCGCCTACGCTCACTGGGATATCCTCCCCGTCACCCACGGCGACCACCTCGCCGCGCTGCGGCTTCTCCTTGGCCGTCTCGGGCAACAGGATCCCAGAAGCCGTCCGCGACTCTTCCTCGATCACCTTCACCAACACTCGATCTCCCAACGGCTCTACCTGCATCGGTCTTATCCTCCTCTTCTTCCAAAAATTGGCACACCCGGCGCACAATCGCCGGGGCTCTGAACCTATACAGAACGCTCGCCCCCCTCAGTTCCGCAGTCCCAACAGCCGATCGATCTTGGGGCGATCAAAGCCGATCACGATCTTCCCACCGATGTCCACGACGGGCACTCCCATCTGGCCCGTGCGACGCACCACATCTCGCGCCGCCCGCTCATCCCGGGAGATGTCCACATCCTTGAACTTGATCTTATGCTGACGCAGATAGCGCTTAAGCGCATTGCAGTACCTGCACGTCGGCGTTGTGAAGACGATGACCCGAGGTTGCTTCGAGACCATCAGATAGCTCCCCTCTCCCAGATGTGCTGTTCTCGTGGTGAGTGCGAACGCGCTCGATGAGCCTTACGCGTCCTCATCAGGCTCGGCCAGCGGCTCCTTCCGCAGATACGGCTCCAGGTCCAGCGCCTTGAACAGCCGAAGCTCCACATCCTCCGGCAGCTCGGGCGGGTCTGGCATCTGATACAGGAGCACCGTCTTGCGCAACGTGTCGATGACGATGCGGCAGTTCTCGCAGTCGGCCAGGTGCGCCTCGATCTCCTCACACAGCCGGGCCTCCAGCTCGCCGTCGATGTAGTCGGAGAGCATTCCCAACAATTGGCGGCAGTCCTCATGACTATGGACGTGCGTCATCATGATCTCCTCGCTCAGCGACGGATGCCCGATGGGCGGCGAAATATTCGGTCAGATACTCCCGCAGCCGCATCCTCGCCCGATGCAGACGCACCTTCGCGGCCGACTCTGAGATCCCCAGCGTCTCCGCCGTCTCCGCCGTGGACAGCCCCTCGATGTCTCGCAGGATAAAGGTCGCACGCAGCGTCTCCGGCAGGGCGGCGATGGCCTCGTCCATCACGCGGCGAAGCTCCTCATTCAGGGCGTGCTTCTCGGGATTCCACCCCCAATCGATCAGCTGCCGGGGGGCGACCTCGCCGTCCTCCAGCTCCACCGGGTCGTCGATGGACACCGTCTCCAGCTTGCGGCGACGCAGCCGCATCAACCCCGCATTGGTGGCGATGCGATATAGCCACGTCCCCAGGCTGGAGCGGCCCTCGAAGTCCCGCACGTGCTGGCACGCGCTGATGAACGTCTCCTGCAAGACCTCCTCGGCCTCGTCCGGGTCGCCCATGAGCTTCAGGGCTACCCGATAGATGCGCGGGGAAAAGCGCTTGACCATCACCGCACATGCGGCTCGGTCCCCCGCCTTGAGCGCAGCCACCAGCGCCTGCTCATCGAGATCGTTCGATCCCACGACTTCCTCCTGTTCAGATGCAAGGGAGAGGGATTTGGTTACACGTATCCTCATGGATCCCTGCTCATGATATGCCAGACCCCCTCCCGCGTCAACCCCTCGACCGTTGGACGTTCGCCCGCTTCTGCGCTAATATTCCCCCCGGACACACGCACGCGCACAGAGGCCTTCTTCCGCCTCTGTCCAGGAGGAGCAAACCCTTGACGTGGATGTTGGGCATCGACACGGGTGGCACATACACGGACGCCGTGATCCTGGACCCCGAGCAGGGCCGGGTGCTCACCAGCGCCAAAGCCCTCACCACCCACCACGATCTCAGCTACGGCATCGACGCCGCCATCACGATGCTGACAGGGATCGACATAAGCCGGATCGGCCTGGTGGGACTCTCCACCACGCTGGCGACCAACGCGCTGGTGGAAGGACGAGGCGGGCGCGTCGGACTGATCCTCATCGGCTACGATCCACAGCTCATCGAGCGATGGGGCTTTCGACGTGAGCTGGTCACCGATCAGGTGATCTTCCTACGCGGCGGGCATGATCTCAACGGCCGGGAGGCAGCACCCCTGGACGTGAGCGCGCTGCGGGAGGCCGTGCTCCGACACGAGGGCCAGGTGGATGCATGGGCCATCTCGGGATACTTCGGCGTGCGGAACCCGGACCACGAACGACGCGCCCGGGACGTGGTGGCCTCGCTCAGCGACCTGCCCATCACCTGCGCCCACGAGCTCACAGGCGAATTGAACGCCATCCGCCGGGCGACCACCGTCGCCCTGAACGCCCGCCTGATCCCCTTGATCCAACGGCTGATTCAGGCCGTCCAGCACACCTTGCGGCGGCATCACATCCCGGCCACGCTCATGGTCGTGCGCGGCGACGGGGCGCTGCTCCGGGCCGACGTCGCGCTGCGACACCCCGTGGAGACGATCCTCTCCGGCCCGGCCGCTAGCATCGTCGGCGCCCGATACCTGACGGGTCTGGACGACGCGCTGGTGATCGACATGGGCGGGACGACGACGGACGTCGCCGTGCTGGAGGGCGGGCGCCCCATCATCCGGAACGACGGGGCCCAGGTGGGGGGCTGGCGCACCCTGGTGCGCGCTGTGGACGCCCAAACCACCGGCCTGGGCGGGGACAGCCACATCCGATGGAAGAACGGCCGTCTGCGGATCGGGCCGGAACGGGCGATCCCGCTGTCCATGGCCATCGCCCTATACCCACAGGCCGCCGACGAGTGGAGGAACGGCGGAGGACGCTCGGACCCTCCCGAGCTCTTCGCGCTCGTCGAGCTGACGCCACGATGGGAGACGACGAGCCTGGAACGCCAGATCCTGGACGCGCTGGGAGATGGGCCGCTCTCGTTGGAGCGATTGGAGCAGAGGATCCCTCGCGCCCGCCTGTACCTGAGCCGCCCCAACCGACTGGAGCGATACGGCCTGATCCGGCGCGTGGGATTCACCCCAACGGACGCGTTGCACGTGGAGGGGATCTACCGGGCATGGGACGTGCAAGCGGCCCAGGCCGCGGCCGCCGCTCTGGGCGAGCGAATGGGATGCTCCGCCGCGCGGCTGAGCCAATACGTCCACGAGCGGGTGGTGCGAGAGCTGGTGATCGCCATCCTGAACCGCCTGGTCTCGCTGGAGGGGACGGCGGAGGACGTAATGGCCGCGCCGGTGGCTCGCCTGCTGGTGGAGCGCGCCCTGGGCGATCACCGCCTGCCCGACCTGGAGGTCAACCTACGGCTGCGCCGTCCCATCGTGGCGCTGGGAGCCCCCGCGGCGGCCTACTTCCACCGCGTCGCCGAGCGGCTGAGCACGGAGGTGATCATCCCGGAACACGCGGGCGTCGCCAACGCGGTGGGAGCCGTCTCCGGTAGCATCATGCACACGTGTGAGATGCACATCACCGCCCAGTACGACGTGACCGGAATCACCGGCTACGCGCTGCATTCCACGGCCGGGCTGTGGGAGTTCGAGAGCCTGGACGAGGCGCTGACGTTCGCCCGAGAGCGAGGGCGCGAGCTGGCTGCGGCCGGGGCGCGTGCGGCCGGAGCCACCGAGATCGGGATCGAGGAGGAGATCGAGGAGGAGAAGGCGACCACGTCATGGGGCGGAGACGCGCTGTATCTGGGAACGCGCCTGCGCTTCACCGCCATCGGACGCCCGGATCTACAGGAACCACCCTCATCGGAAGAGGGCCCCTCAGCGCGCCCGGGATAATGGCCGCCCTCGAACGTCAGCGGACTGCCCACTTTCATTCGAACAACGGAGGAATCCTTCCATGCCCCCGATCATCGCCATCGTCGGCCGCTCGGACAGCGGCAAGACCACGTTCCTGGAGAAGCTAATCCCCGAGTTGAAGGCACGCGGGTGGCGGGTTGGCGTCATCAAGCATCACGGCCATCCCTCGCCCCTGGACCAGCCGGGCAAGGATACCTGGCGGCACGCCGAGGCGGGCGCAGATCGCGTCGTGGCCGCGTCATCGGTCGAGCTAGCGTTGTTTGAACGGCTGACGGAAAAGCCCTCGCCCAGGGAGATCGCCCGGCGCTTCTTCACCGATGTGGACATCGTGCTGACCGAAGGGCACAAACGCAGCGACCTGCCCAAGATCGAGATATGCCGGGCAGCGCGCAGCCGAGAGCTGCTCTGCACGCCCGATGAACTGCTGGCGGTCGTGAGCGACCTGCGCTTCCCGATCCCCGTGCCCCACTTCGATCTGTCGGACGCGAAGGGGATCGCGGATCTCATCGAGGAACGCTACCTCTCCCCGGAAACCGCTCAATAGTGAACCCGCTTGAACCGGGTTTCCCGTTGGACCAGGAACCAATGCCGTCGTGACGACACACCCCCCGGCCGAGCCATCGCCACCAGCCGGCGATAGATCGTCCGCTCCGCCTCCAACTGGCCGCCCGAGCGACGGACGACTCGATCCCAATATTCGGGGTACGTCGTCTGCAGCCAGCGAGCCAGGTCCGCGGCATAGAATGCCCGCTCATACGGCTGCTGTGCGACGGCCTCCTCCAACACGGCCTCGGTGAGCACGCCAGCCTCAAAATCCTCAGGCGAGACCTCCTCGGGGGCTCCCGCATCATCTAGCGCGGTCACCAGCGCTCGCACCGCGGCCAGCTCCGCCTCATCATCGGCCAACTCATCCCCCAGGACGTGAATCTGCTCCTGCAGATGCAAGGGCCGCTCAGCCGGGGTGTAAACGGCCATCTGTTCCTGAAGCGCGTCCAGATGACGCTGCCGCTGCGCCACGCGATCGGCCAGAGCACGCATCCGATTCCTCAGATCCCGCAGGGGTTGCCTCCGCAGATACTCCCGCTCGGCCTCAGGGAGCTCCCTCGGCCGCTCCTCTACCTGGACGGCCGCCTGTCCCTCCTCCCCAACCAGTGTGAAGATGCGGCCATGTTCGGCGTTGAGGAAGAGCACGGGGGTGGCATAGCCCTGATGATCGGGCCATCGGGCTTCCAGCTCGGCGCGAGCGTCAGCCACGGCGGCATCAACCCGGCCGGGATGCCGCGATCCCAGCAGGGAGCGATATAACGCGTGGGCAAAGGCGATGGCTACATCATCCCGGATCTCATACTGCATGCCGATCACCGCCGGCACCCCCGCCTGAATCAGCGCCGGCCCCAGCCCGGCCAACAGCCTGCCCTCTGACAGAGGCCGGGAGGAAGTCTGGGCACCCTTGCACGTGGCCAGCACCACCAACCGCACGCTCTCCCCACGCGCGTTCAACAGCGTGCGCATCTGATCGGAGCGCACCCAGGTCAGGCCATCCTCCGTGAAGCGATCCTCCGGGGAGGCGGTGAACATCAACTGCCCATACGTGCCGTCGAACTCGCCGTGGGTGGCGAAATGAAGGACGTGAGGCTGCCATTCCCCCAGGAGCTCGCTGAACGCGGCGAAAGTGGCCTGTCCGGTCAGCGTCCGCAACTCGGCCCGGTCGCCCAGCTGCTTCAGCGCCCCCCGCACAATCTGCAACTCCCGCTCCCAGTTCAGGCCGGTGTCTTCCGGGGCAATGAAGAGCACGCGCAATGGGAGGCGAATCGAGATCGGCCGACGAGGAGGCACCTGTCCCACACGCCCCACCGCGCGCACCAACGGATGTCGGCTGCGACACGCGATCGACCGGCCGATCCTCTCGTCGTACAGCAGCTCCCAGGGCAGGGCAGCGATGGCCGGGGGGTCGATGGCTAGGCGGACTCGCACTCCGGGGACGCGCCCGGAGTCCAGATCGGCCTGGGCGATGGTCCACAGCCGCTCTACCTCACCGGTGAAGAGCTTTTGATACAGGGCCCATCCCACCTCATGCAGGAAATCGGCCCCCACATCCCGCACGACCTCGGTCAGTCGCTCCTGCCACTTCATCCACTGCGGCCTCATGGGGTCCAGGCGCAGCACGGAAGAAGCGCGCGGCTGTCCGGGATAGAAGGCGAGGACGGGATAGGCGTGCGTCTGCGCGGCCGACTCCTCGGCTGCAGGCTCTTGGATGATGATCTCCAGATCGGCGTAGTCGTCCATACATCCCCTCACGGTCGCCGCCAAGCCGGACACGAGGCCGGCGTGTGATCGCCCACCCTCCCGCACTCGAAATGCGATACGCTTTCACGAGATGGCCTGCATGCCATCTCATCCCCACAGCAAGGCTATCGCCGCCCCCAGGGCCAGATAAGGCCCATAGGCCATGGCCGCAAACGGCCGATAACGTCCCCGGGCTAACCGCCAGACGATCCATCCCAGGGCGACGACGGCGCCGATGACGGCTCCCAGGAAGAGGGCCAACACCACCCCGGGATAACCGACGGCCAGGCCGATGAAAAGCGCCAGCTTCACGTCCCCCGCGCCCAAAGCGGGCCCGTGAACGCCCTTCCCCCGGCTCACGAGCCTCAGAAACAGCTCGCCCAAACCGTACACGGCCAGGAACAGGCCGAACGCGAGCACGCCGCCGATCAGAGATCGCCGGACCCCCGGCGGAATGCCCAGGGCGGAGAGGC
The sequence above is a segment of the Chloroflexota bacterium genome. Coding sequences within it:
- a CDS encoding CHAT domain-containing protein, with translation MDDYADLEIIIQEPAAEESAAQTHAYPVLAFYPGQPRASSVLRLDPMRPQWMKWQERLTEVVRDVGADFLHEVGWALYQKLFTGEVERLWTIAQADLDSGRVPGVRVRLAIDPPAIAALPWELLYDERIGRSIACRSRHPLVRAVGRVGQVPPRRPISIRLPLRVLFIAPEDTGLNWERELQIVRGALKQLGDRAELRTLTGQATFAAFSELLGEWQPHVLHFATHGEFDGTYGQLMFTASPEDRFTEDGLTWVRSDQMRTLLNARGESVRLVVLATCKGAQTSSRPLSEGRLLAGLGPALIQAGVPAVIGMQYEIRDDVAIAFAHALYRSLLGSRHPGRVDAAVADARAELEARWPDHQGYATPVLFLNAEHGRIFTLVGEEGQAAVQVEERPRELPEAEREYLRRQPLRDLRNRMRALADRVAQRQRHLDALQEQMAVYTPAERPLHLQEQIHVLGDELADDEAELAAVRALVTALDDAGAPEEVSPEDFEAGVLTEAVLEEAVAQQPYERAFYAADLARWLQTTYPEYWDRVVRRSGGQLEAERTIYRRLVAMARPGGVSSRRHWFLVQRETRFKRVHY